In Citrus sinensis cultivar Valencia sweet orange chromosome 2, DVS_A1.0, whole genome shotgun sequence, a single genomic region encodes these proteins:
- the LOC102619838 gene encoding uncharacterized protein LOC102619838 isoform X2, translating into MGAEVIEVWGTWEELLLGGAVLRHGTRDWNLVAAELRARTVCSYTVTPEMCKAHYEDLQQRFYGCKAWFEELRKQRMAELKRALELSENSIGSLESKLETLKAERGDDCQVDNDCSQTESPVPCQKSDAVVCSSKETSKDGLSAGSFTRETRTHWSPVSQIPAAVAAEEMETKTEGLLSSEQEKVSSSEKITAIVCGGQVGSLKKRRGKRKRKDCSRDVKEGSVGESDFLGVPDAKPVYRRKENSTPVSGQFARSSGADDQSGSLRKDSIDDIKGVFESVAQNESAFVFRHRLDSQKRGRYKKMILRHMDVDTIRSKISSHSIMSIKELFRDLLLLANNAVVFYSKNTREHKSAFLLRTIVLKTMRQYFKDNEYGNKPTTSFLSPSSPLHKPPVKPRTARPGRSKLSLKAANAGNPADKPLSRAKKPSNVDSPSSMESLTLTKKSLSRKVGRTNASQRAESATRGRKRSRAS; encoded by the exons ATGGGGGCGGAGGTGATAGAGGTGTGGGGTACGTGGGAGGAGTTGCTACTTGGTGGGGCCGTTCTCCGGCACGGTACGCGAGACTGGAACCTTGTTGCCGCGGAGCTCCGAGCCCGAACCGTTTGCTCGTATACCGTCACCCCTGAg ATGTGTAAAGCTCACTATGAGGACCTGCAACAGCGTTTTTATGGATGCAA AGCTTGGTTTGAGGAGCTACGAAAGCAACGAATGGCAGAACTGAAGCGTGCTCTAGAGCTTTCTGAAAATTCAATTGG GTCTCTGGAATCAAAACTTGAAACTCTCAAGGCTGAAAGAGGCGATGACTGTCAAGTCGACAATGACTGCAGCCAGACAGAATCACCTGTACCATGTCAGAAATCCGATGCAGTTGTATGTTCCAGTAAAGAGACATCTAAAGATGGGCTATCTGCTGGTAGTTTCACAAGAGAAACCAGAACACACTGGTCACCTGTATCTCAGATCCCAGCAGCAGTGGCAGCTGAAGAGATGGAGACTAAGACAGAGGGTTTATTGTCTTCCGAGCAAGAGAAGGTTTCAAGCTCTGAGAAAATAACAGCGATTGTTTGTGGAGGACAAGTAGGGAGCTTGAAAAAGAGAAGGGGGAAGAGAAAGCGGAAGGACTGTAGTAGGGATGTCAAGGAAGGCAGTGTCGGAGAAAGCGACTTTCTGGGTGTTCCTGATGCTAAACCCGTCTATCGGCGTAAAGAAAATTCGACCCCTGTATCTGGTCAGTTTGCTAGATCTTCTGGTGCTGATGATCAAAGTGGAAGCTTGAGGAAGGATAGCATTGATGATATCAAGGGTGTTTTTGAATCTGTTGCGCAAAATGAAAGTGCCTTTGTTTTTCGTCATCGTCTTGATAGCCAG AAAAGAGGAAGATACAAGAAAATGATCTTGCGACACATGGATGTCGACACCATAAGATCAAAAATTTCCAGCCATTCCATCATGTCAATAAAGGAACTCTTCCGGGACCTGCTGCTACTTGCTAATAACGCCGTGGTCTTCTATTCTAAGAACACGCGTGAACACAAATCTGCGTTTCTACTCAGAACCATCGTATTAAAAACCATGCGACAATATTTCAAGGACAATGAATATGGTAACAAGCCTACAACTTCCTTCCTCTCCCCGAGCTCTCCTTTGCATAAACCTCCTGTGAAACCTCGAACTGCTCGACCCGGCAGAAGCAAACTATCATTAAAAGCAGCCAACGCAGGAAATCCTGCCGATAAGCCTCTAAGCAGGGCTAAAAAACCTAGTAATGTTGATTCCCCTTCATCAATGGAATCCTTAACCctaacaaagaaaagtttgTCTAGAAAAGTTGGACGCACAAATGCTAGCCAAAGAGCAGAAAGTGCGACGAGAGGAAGAAAGAGAAGTCGAGCAAGTTGA
- the LOC102619838 gene encoding uncharacterized protein LOC102619838 isoform X1 codes for MGAEVIEVWGTWEELLLGGAVLRHGTRDWNLVAAELRARTVCSYTVTPEFAGSQMCKAHYEDLQQRFYGCKAWFEELRKQRMAELKRALELSENSIGSLESKLETLKAERGDDCQVDNDCSQTESPVPCQKSDAVVCSSKETSKDGLSAGSFTRETRTHWSPVSQIPAAVAAEEMETKTEGLLSSEQEKVSSSEKITAIVCGGQVGSLKKRRGKRKRKDCSRDVKEGSVGESDFLGVPDAKPVYRRKENSTPVSGQFARSSGADDQSGSLRKDSIDDIKGVFESVAQNESAFVFRHRLDSQKRGRYKKMILRHMDVDTIRSKISSHSIMSIKELFRDLLLLANNAVVFYSKNTREHKSAFLLRTIVLKTMRQYFKDNEYGNKPTTSFLSPSSPLHKPPVKPRTARPGRSKLSLKAANAGNPADKPLSRAKKPSNVDSPSSMESLTLTKKSLSRKVGRTNASQRAESATRGRKRSRAS; via the exons ATGGGGGCGGAGGTGATAGAGGTGTGGGGTACGTGGGAGGAGTTGCTACTTGGTGGGGCCGTTCTCCGGCACGGTACGCGAGACTGGAACCTTGTTGCCGCGGAGCTCCGAGCCCGAACCGTTTGCTCGTATACCGTCACCCCTGAg TTTGCCGGATCGCAGATGTGTAAAGCTCACTATGAGGACCTGCAACAGCGTTTTTATGGATGCAA AGCTTGGTTTGAGGAGCTACGAAAGCAACGAATGGCAGAACTGAAGCGTGCTCTAGAGCTTTCTGAAAATTCAATTGG GTCTCTGGAATCAAAACTTGAAACTCTCAAGGCTGAAAGAGGCGATGACTGTCAAGTCGACAATGACTGCAGCCAGACAGAATCACCTGTACCATGTCAGAAATCCGATGCAGTTGTATGTTCCAGTAAAGAGACATCTAAAGATGGGCTATCTGCTGGTAGTTTCACAAGAGAAACCAGAACACACTGGTCACCTGTATCTCAGATCCCAGCAGCAGTGGCAGCTGAAGAGATGGAGACTAAGACAGAGGGTTTATTGTCTTCCGAGCAAGAGAAGGTTTCAAGCTCTGAGAAAATAACAGCGATTGTTTGTGGAGGACAAGTAGGGAGCTTGAAAAAGAGAAGGGGGAAGAGAAAGCGGAAGGACTGTAGTAGGGATGTCAAGGAAGGCAGTGTCGGAGAAAGCGACTTTCTGGGTGTTCCTGATGCTAAACCCGTCTATCGGCGTAAAGAAAATTCGACCCCTGTATCTGGTCAGTTTGCTAGATCTTCTGGTGCTGATGATCAAAGTGGAAGCTTGAGGAAGGATAGCATTGATGATATCAAGGGTGTTTTTGAATCTGTTGCGCAAAATGAAAGTGCCTTTGTTTTTCGTCATCGTCTTGATAGCCAG AAAAGAGGAAGATACAAGAAAATGATCTTGCGACACATGGATGTCGACACCATAAGATCAAAAATTTCCAGCCATTCCATCATGTCAATAAAGGAACTCTTCCGGGACCTGCTGCTACTTGCTAATAACGCCGTGGTCTTCTATTCTAAGAACACGCGTGAACACAAATCTGCGTTTCTACTCAGAACCATCGTATTAAAAACCATGCGACAATATTTCAAGGACAATGAATATGGTAACAAGCCTACAACTTCCTTCCTCTCCCCGAGCTCTCCTTTGCATAAACCTCCTGTGAAACCTCGAACTGCTCGACCCGGCAGAAGCAAACTATCATTAAAAGCAGCCAACGCAGGAAATCCTGCCGATAAGCCTCTAAGCAGGGCTAAAAAACCTAGTAATGTTGATTCCCCTTCATCAATGGAATCCTTAACCctaacaaagaaaagtttgTCTAGAAAAGTTGGACGCACAAATGCTAGCCAAAGAGCAGAAAGTGCGACGAGAGGAAGAAAGAGAAGTCGAGCAAGTTGA
- the LOC102619838 gene encoding uncharacterized protein LOC102619838 isoform X5: protein MAELKRALELSENSIGSLESKLETLKAERGDDCQVDNDCSQTESPVPCQKSDAVVCSSKETSKDGLSAGSFTRETRTHWSPVSQIPAAVAAEEMETKTEGLLSSEQEKVSSSEKITAIVCGGQVGSLKKRRGKRKRKDCSRDVKEGSVGESDFLGVPDAKPVYRRKENSTPVSGQFARSSGADDQSGSLRKDSIDDIKGVFESVAQNESAFVFRHRLDSQKRGRYKKMILRHMDVDTIRSKISSHSIMSIKELFRDLLLLANNAVVFYSKNTREHKSAFLLRTIVLKTMRQYFKDNEYGNKPTTSFLSPSSPLHKPPVKPRTARPGRSKLSLKAANAGNPADKPLSRAKKPSNVDSPSSMESLTLTKKSLSRKVGRTNASQRAESATRGRKRSRAS, encoded by the exons ATGGCAGAACTGAAGCGTGCTCTAGAGCTTTCTGAAAATTCAATTGG GTCTCTGGAATCAAAACTTGAAACTCTCAAGGCTGAAAGAGGCGATGACTGTCAAGTCGACAATGACTGCAGCCAGACAGAATCACCTGTACCATGTCAGAAATCCGATGCAGTTGTATGTTCCAGTAAAGAGACATCTAAAGATGGGCTATCTGCTGGTAGTTTCACAAGAGAAACCAGAACACACTGGTCACCTGTATCTCAGATCCCAGCAGCAGTGGCAGCTGAAGAGATGGAGACTAAGACAGAGGGTTTATTGTCTTCCGAGCAAGAGAAGGTTTCAAGCTCTGAGAAAATAACAGCGATTGTTTGTGGAGGACAAGTAGGGAGCTTGAAAAAGAGAAGGGGGAAGAGAAAGCGGAAGGACTGTAGTAGGGATGTCAAGGAAGGCAGTGTCGGAGAAAGCGACTTTCTGGGTGTTCCTGATGCTAAACCCGTCTATCGGCGTAAAGAAAATTCGACCCCTGTATCTGGTCAGTTTGCTAGATCTTCTGGTGCTGATGATCAAAGTGGAAGCTTGAGGAAGGATAGCATTGATGATATCAAGGGTGTTTTTGAATCTGTTGCGCAAAATGAAAGTGCCTTTGTTTTTCGTCATCGTCTTGATAGCCAG AAAAGAGGAAGATACAAGAAAATGATCTTGCGACACATGGATGTCGACACCATAAGATCAAAAATTTCCAGCCATTCCATCATGTCAATAAAGGAACTCTTCCGGGACCTGCTGCTACTTGCTAATAACGCCGTGGTCTTCTATTCTAAGAACACGCGTGAACACAAATCTGCGTTTCTACTCAGAACCATCGTATTAAAAACCATGCGACAATATTTCAAGGACAATGAATATGGTAACAAGCCTACAACTTCCTTCCTCTCCCCGAGCTCTCCTTTGCATAAACCTCCTGTGAAACCTCGAACTGCTCGACCCGGCAGAAGCAAACTATCATTAAAAGCAGCCAACGCAGGAAATCCTGCCGATAAGCCTCTAAGCAGGGCTAAAAAACCTAGTAATGTTGATTCCCCTTCATCAATGGAATCCTTAACCctaacaaagaaaagtttgTCTAGAAAAGTTGGACGCACAAATGCTAGCCAAAGAGCAGAAAGTGCGACGAGAGGAAGAAAGAGAAGTCGAGCAAGTTGA
- the LOC102619838 gene encoding uncharacterized protein LOC102619838 isoform X4 — translation MGAEVIEVWGTWEELLLGGAVLRHGTRDWNLVAAELRARTVCSYTVTPEMCKAHYEDLQQRFYGCKSLESKLETLKAERGDDCQVDNDCSQTESPVPCQKSDAVVCSSKETSKDGLSAGSFTRETRTHWSPVSQIPAAVAAEEMETKTEGLLSSEQEKVSSSEKITAIVCGGQVGSLKKRRGKRKRKDCSRDVKEGSVGESDFLGVPDAKPVYRRKENSTPVSGQFARSSGADDQSGSLRKDSIDDIKGVFESVAQNESAFVFRHRLDSQKRGRYKKMILRHMDVDTIRSKISSHSIMSIKELFRDLLLLANNAVVFYSKNTREHKSAFLLRTIVLKTMRQYFKDNEYGNKPTTSFLSPSSPLHKPPVKPRTARPGRSKLSLKAANAGNPADKPLSRAKKPSNVDSPSSMESLTLTKKSLSRKVGRTNASQRAESATRGRKRSRAS, via the exons ATGGGGGCGGAGGTGATAGAGGTGTGGGGTACGTGGGAGGAGTTGCTACTTGGTGGGGCCGTTCTCCGGCACGGTACGCGAGACTGGAACCTTGTTGCCGCGGAGCTCCGAGCCCGAACCGTTTGCTCGTATACCGTCACCCCTGAg ATGTGTAAAGCTCACTATGAGGACCTGCAACAGCGTTTTTATGGATGCAA GTCTCTGGAATCAAAACTTGAAACTCTCAAGGCTGAAAGAGGCGATGACTGTCAAGTCGACAATGACTGCAGCCAGACAGAATCACCTGTACCATGTCAGAAATCCGATGCAGTTGTATGTTCCAGTAAAGAGACATCTAAAGATGGGCTATCTGCTGGTAGTTTCACAAGAGAAACCAGAACACACTGGTCACCTGTATCTCAGATCCCAGCAGCAGTGGCAGCTGAAGAGATGGAGACTAAGACAGAGGGTTTATTGTCTTCCGAGCAAGAGAAGGTTTCAAGCTCTGAGAAAATAACAGCGATTGTTTGTGGAGGACAAGTAGGGAGCTTGAAAAAGAGAAGGGGGAAGAGAAAGCGGAAGGACTGTAGTAGGGATGTCAAGGAAGGCAGTGTCGGAGAAAGCGACTTTCTGGGTGTTCCTGATGCTAAACCCGTCTATCGGCGTAAAGAAAATTCGACCCCTGTATCTGGTCAGTTTGCTAGATCTTCTGGTGCTGATGATCAAAGTGGAAGCTTGAGGAAGGATAGCATTGATGATATCAAGGGTGTTTTTGAATCTGTTGCGCAAAATGAAAGTGCCTTTGTTTTTCGTCATCGTCTTGATAGCCAG AAAAGAGGAAGATACAAGAAAATGATCTTGCGACACATGGATGTCGACACCATAAGATCAAAAATTTCCAGCCATTCCATCATGTCAATAAAGGAACTCTTCCGGGACCTGCTGCTACTTGCTAATAACGCCGTGGTCTTCTATTCTAAGAACACGCGTGAACACAAATCTGCGTTTCTACTCAGAACCATCGTATTAAAAACCATGCGACAATATTTCAAGGACAATGAATATGGTAACAAGCCTACAACTTCCTTCCTCTCCCCGAGCTCTCCTTTGCATAAACCTCCTGTGAAACCTCGAACTGCTCGACCCGGCAGAAGCAAACTATCATTAAAAGCAGCCAACGCAGGAAATCCTGCCGATAAGCCTCTAAGCAGGGCTAAAAAACCTAGTAATGTTGATTCCCCTTCATCAATGGAATCCTTAACCctaacaaagaaaagtttgTCTAGAAAAGTTGGACGCACAAATGCTAGCCAAAGAGCAGAAAGTGCGACGAGAGGAAGAAAGAGAAGTCGAGCAAGTTGA
- the LOC102619838 gene encoding uncharacterized protein LOC102619838 isoform X3 yields MGAEVIEVWGTWEELLLGGAVLRHGTRDWNLVAAELRARTVCSYTVTPEFAGSQMCKAHYEDLQQRFYGCKSLESKLETLKAERGDDCQVDNDCSQTESPVPCQKSDAVVCSSKETSKDGLSAGSFTRETRTHWSPVSQIPAAVAAEEMETKTEGLLSSEQEKVSSSEKITAIVCGGQVGSLKKRRGKRKRKDCSRDVKEGSVGESDFLGVPDAKPVYRRKENSTPVSGQFARSSGADDQSGSLRKDSIDDIKGVFESVAQNESAFVFRHRLDSQKRGRYKKMILRHMDVDTIRSKISSHSIMSIKELFRDLLLLANNAVVFYSKNTREHKSAFLLRTIVLKTMRQYFKDNEYGNKPTTSFLSPSSPLHKPPVKPRTARPGRSKLSLKAANAGNPADKPLSRAKKPSNVDSPSSMESLTLTKKSLSRKVGRTNASQRAESATRGRKRSRAS; encoded by the exons ATGGGGGCGGAGGTGATAGAGGTGTGGGGTACGTGGGAGGAGTTGCTACTTGGTGGGGCCGTTCTCCGGCACGGTACGCGAGACTGGAACCTTGTTGCCGCGGAGCTCCGAGCCCGAACCGTTTGCTCGTATACCGTCACCCCTGAg TTTGCCGGATCGCAGATGTGTAAAGCTCACTATGAGGACCTGCAACAGCGTTTTTATGGATGCAA GTCTCTGGAATCAAAACTTGAAACTCTCAAGGCTGAAAGAGGCGATGACTGTCAAGTCGACAATGACTGCAGCCAGACAGAATCACCTGTACCATGTCAGAAATCCGATGCAGTTGTATGTTCCAGTAAAGAGACATCTAAAGATGGGCTATCTGCTGGTAGTTTCACAAGAGAAACCAGAACACACTGGTCACCTGTATCTCAGATCCCAGCAGCAGTGGCAGCTGAAGAGATGGAGACTAAGACAGAGGGTTTATTGTCTTCCGAGCAAGAGAAGGTTTCAAGCTCTGAGAAAATAACAGCGATTGTTTGTGGAGGACAAGTAGGGAGCTTGAAAAAGAGAAGGGGGAAGAGAAAGCGGAAGGACTGTAGTAGGGATGTCAAGGAAGGCAGTGTCGGAGAAAGCGACTTTCTGGGTGTTCCTGATGCTAAACCCGTCTATCGGCGTAAAGAAAATTCGACCCCTGTATCTGGTCAGTTTGCTAGATCTTCTGGTGCTGATGATCAAAGTGGAAGCTTGAGGAAGGATAGCATTGATGATATCAAGGGTGTTTTTGAATCTGTTGCGCAAAATGAAAGTGCCTTTGTTTTTCGTCATCGTCTTGATAGCCAG AAAAGAGGAAGATACAAGAAAATGATCTTGCGACACATGGATGTCGACACCATAAGATCAAAAATTTCCAGCCATTCCATCATGTCAATAAAGGAACTCTTCCGGGACCTGCTGCTACTTGCTAATAACGCCGTGGTCTTCTATTCTAAGAACACGCGTGAACACAAATCTGCGTTTCTACTCAGAACCATCGTATTAAAAACCATGCGACAATATTTCAAGGACAATGAATATGGTAACAAGCCTACAACTTCCTTCCTCTCCCCGAGCTCTCCTTTGCATAAACCTCCTGTGAAACCTCGAACTGCTCGACCCGGCAGAAGCAAACTATCATTAAAAGCAGCCAACGCAGGAAATCCTGCCGATAAGCCTCTAAGCAGGGCTAAAAAACCTAGTAATGTTGATTCCCCTTCATCAATGGAATCCTTAACCctaacaaagaaaagtttgTCTAGAAAAGTTGGACGCACAAATGCTAGCCAAAGAGCAGAAAGTGCGACGAGAGGAAGAAAGAGAAGTCGAGCAAGTTGA